In a single window of the Caproicibacterium sp. BJN0003 genome:
- a CDS encoding polysaccharide deacetylase family protein, whose translation MFFIGKVHRGILAACLAVAAGLLIWGASHTAAVAVQEQPVKGVNLPVIMYHSILPYNTSRSKYIVSPKTLENDLVYLQQQHFTTVTMQDVIAYVKDGTELPEKPILITFDDGYYNNYVYAYPLFKKYNMKMMLSPIVHFSELFSEKDGGHKTYSHATWDQLSEMQQSGVVEIENHTYNLHSQKGRLGAKKLKTENTQEYQVMLRKDLQKAQSMIKEHVGVDMNVFVYPFGAVSPEALPVIRSLGFEATLTCEAKMNVLTHSENCLIGLGRFLRPPGESSAAYFSRIMK comes from the coding sequence ATGTTTTTTATTGGCAAAGTTCACCGCGGCATATTAGCTGCTTGTCTTGCAGTTGCCGCGGGGCTTTTAATTTGGGGAGCTTCACACACTGCGGCAGTGGCAGTTCAAGAACAGCCGGTAAAAGGTGTTAATCTTCCCGTTATCATGTATCACAGCATTCTTCCATATAATACGTCAAGGAGTAAATATATTGTTTCCCCAAAAACATTGGAGAACGATCTTGTTTATCTGCAGCAGCAGCACTTTACAACGGTTACAATGCAGGATGTGATTGCCTATGTCAAAGATGGCACAGAGCTTCCGGAAAAGCCAATTCTGATTACATTTGATGATGGATATTATAATAACTATGTGTACGCATATCCGCTTTTTAAAAAATACAATATGAAAATGATGCTTTCTCCGATTGTTCATTTTTCGGAGCTTTTCAGTGAGAAAGATGGTGGACATAAAACTTATTCTCATGCAACATGGGATCAGCTTTCGGAAATGCAGCAAAGCGGAGTTGTAGAGATCGAAAATCATACTTATAATCTGCACAGTCAAAAAGGACGTTTGGGAGCAAAAAAATTAAAAACTGAAAATACACAGGAATATCAAGTGATGCTGCGTAAAGATTTGCAGAAGGCGCAGAGCATGATAAAAGAACATGTTGGGGTTGACATGAATGTTTTTGTATATCCTTTTGGAGCTGTCAGTCCCGAAGCATTGCCAGTTATTCGTTCGTTGGGGTTTGAGGCAACTTTGACTTGTGAAGCAAAAATGAATGTTCTGACTCATTCGGAGAATTGCCTAATTGGTTTGGGTAGATTTCTTCGTCCACCAGGAGAAAGCAGTGCTGCATACTTTTCAAGAATTATGAAATAA
- the pgeF gene encoding peptidoglycan editing factor PgeF produces MQNHMKECRNEGVPFLTFPELSELPQFHHAFSTRLGGISQGYLASMNLGFGRGDDEKTVLRNYRIFCHATGFPIGSLVLTAQDHHTNIRRVGREDRGAGILFPKPWQSIDGLITNDKGVTLCVFGADCVPILIVDPISPAIGVCHAGWRGTVGKIAAKTVLSMQREFGSLPQNLQAFIGPSIGPCCFEVDEPVEREFVALKTLQPETLIEEKSNGKYYIDLWETNARILKEAGVLKVTIGGLCTKCHPGLVWSHRASGGKRGGMCGMLMIREEEER; encoded by the coding sequence ATGCAGAATCATATGAAAGAATGCAGAAATGAGGGCGTTCCCTTTTTAACGTTTCCGGAACTTTCCGAGTTGCCGCAGTTTCATCATGCTTTTTCGACAAGGCTGGGTGGTATCAGCCAAGGATATCTTGCAAGCATGAATTTGGGGTTTGGTCGTGGTGATGATGAGAAAACAGTTCTCCGAAATTATAGAATCTTTTGTCATGCTACGGGATTTCCAATAGGATCCCTTGTGTTAACTGCACAGGATCACCATACAAATATTCGTCGAGTTGGAAGAGAAGACCGCGGCGCAGGAATTTTATTTCCAAAGCCATGGCAGAGCATAGATGGACTGATTACAAATGATAAAGGAGTAACACTTTGTGTTTTTGGTGCAGATTGTGTACCAATTTTGATAGTCGATCCGATTTCTCCTGCAATCGGAGTTTGTCACGCCGGCTGGCGCGGAACAGTCGGGAAGATTGCTGCTAAAACAGTTCTTTCCATGCAGCGGGAATTTGGTTCTTTGCCCCAGAATCTACAGGCTTTTATTGGACCGTCTATCGGACCATGCTGCTTTGAAGTAGACGAACCTGTCGAACGGGAATTTGTTGCTTTAAAGACACTTCAGCCGGAGACCTTAATTGAAGAGAAATCCAATGGAAAATACTATATCGATTTGTGGGAAACAAACGCACGCATTTTGAAAGAGGCTGGCGTCCTAAAAGTAACGATTGGCGGTTTGTGTACAAAATGTCATCCGGGACTTGTTTGGTCTCATCGTGCTTCCGGCGGAAAACGGGGCGGAATGTGCGGAATGTTGATGATTCGGGAGGAAGAAGAGAGATGA
- a CDS encoding alpha/beta fold hydrolase, protein MERELSFDSCVDSERIFVRMFEPKEQENIRAVVQIAHGMAEHSLEYVPFCKYLASNGFAVAINDHLGHGKSVSTGSAYGYFGTGGTDNLIGDMHKLACMEQGAHPGKPYFLIGHDMGSLLAREYSVRYGSDLSGAVYIGTCGPVPDPICGVELRLASHMIRKKGALAHDPIFKCLSTQQYNKHFAPNRTENDWISRDEKAVDQYTGDPLCGFDLTVSGYRDILELQRRVSSAQWFRLVPDIPTLLCSGDHDPIGENGKGPLRVAQHLHRAGKKKVEVKLYPGARHAVLAETNSQEVFEEIISFLQKILMESFSE, encoded by the coding sequence GTGGAAAGAGAGCTGTCTTTTGATTCTTGTGTAGACAGCGAGCGAATTTTTGTCAGAATGTTTGAGCCAAAGGAACAAGAGAATATTCGTGCGGTGGTACAGATTGCCCACGGAATGGCAGAGCATAGCCTTGAATATGTTCCCTTTTGTAAATATTTAGCTTCAAATGGATTTGCAGTGGCGATAAATGATCACCTTGGACATGGAAAGTCAGTTTCTACAGGCAGTGCTTATGGATATTTTGGAACCGGTGGAACAGACAATCTGATCGGCGATATGCATAAGCTTGCTTGTATGGAGCAGGGAGCGCATCCTGGGAAGCCTTATTTTTTAATTGGCCATGATATGGGATCCCTTCTTGCAAGAGAGTATTCAGTGCGGTATGGTAGTGATCTATCAGGAGCAGTTTATATCGGGACCTGTGGCCCAGTACCGGATCCTATCTGTGGGGTGGAACTGCGCCTTGCAAGTCATATGATTCGAAAGAAGGGTGCTTTAGCACATGACCCTATTTTTAAGTGCCTGAGCACACAGCAGTATAATAAACATTTTGCACCTAATCGTACGGAAAACGATTGGATTTCGAGAGATGAAAAGGCAGTCGACCAGTATACGGGAGACCCTCTTTGTGGATTCGATTTGACAGTTTCCGGATATCGGGATATCTTAGAACTGCAGAGGAGAGTTTCTTCTGCTCAGTGGTTTCGCTTGGTGCCTGATATTCCAACGTTGCTTTGTTCCGGTGACCACGATCCAATAGGAGAGAACGGAAAAGGTCCTTTGCGTGTAGCGCAGCATTTGCATCGTGCAGGCAAAAAGAAGGTAGAGGTAAAATTGTATCCCGGTGCGCGTCATGCGGTTTTAGCAGAGACCAATTCACAGGAAGTATTTGAAGAAATCATTTCTTTTCTCCAAAAGATACTGATGGAATCGTTTTCAGAATAA
- a CDS encoding cation-translocating P-type ATPase → MEHENHTSHTGGLTSAEVQERIRKGLVNGTEDIQTKSTKRIIFENTINPFNILNLILGALVLFVGSFKNALFLGVMICNTFIGCFQEIRAKKTIDQLSLIASPKAQVIRDGKKQKIEISKIVLDDLMVLSSGNQICSDSVVISGECEVNESLITGESDPIIKRPGDHLLSGSFLVSGSCQAQVEHIGKDNYAAKITSSAKYIKKPNSEIMQSINLLIKIIGFILFPVGFALFYKQVFISNIDFRESMISTVAALIGMIPEGLVLLTSVVLAVGIIRLSHKHALVQELYSIETLARVDTLCLDKTGTITEGTMQVDKFAPFNDEETALLKDAASAVIHTLNDANPTSAAISEFCSQPPSWNSIVSVPFSSARKWSGVSFDGHGTYVLGAGEFVLGSRFSEIRPQVEKASQKGQRVLVLAYSEKPICNQTLPEDIAPKALFMISDRIRKSANNTLQYFADQGVDLKVISGDNAITVSKIAQKAGLKNADQWVDATTLKSENDVREAATKYTVFGRVTPQQKLQLVQSLKRNGHTVAMTGDGVNDVLALKESDCSIAMASGSDAARTVSQIVLMDSDFASMPSIVAEGRRSINNLQRSSSLFLVKSFFSTIIAICFIFLQTTYPFEPIQFTLINALTIGIPSFFLALEPNKERIHGKFILNIIKKSIPGAITMAANILLLVPCASFLGLNAGQLSTLSVMLTCYTGLMNLFKVCFPFNAIHTILFSLMCVGFLIAQIYFQPLFSLVPLTIPMVLLLIPLLFCATAMMVFLSHLIDRIIMRPHKKAHRQKALH, encoded by the coding sequence ATGGAGCACGAAAATCACACGTCGCATACAGGTGGTCTTACCTCAGCAGAAGTTCAAGAACGAATTCGAAAAGGTCTCGTAAATGGCACAGAAGATATTCAGACCAAAAGCACAAAACGGATTATTTTTGAAAACACAATCAACCCATTTAATATTTTGAACCTGATTTTAGGTGCTCTTGTTCTTTTTGTAGGTTCTTTTAAAAATGCGCTTTTTTTGGGCGTCATGATCTGCAATACATTTATCGGATGCTTTCAGGAAATTCGTGCAAAGAAAACGATTGATCAGCTTTCTCTGATTGCCTCTCCCAAAGCCCAGGTAATTCGAGACGGAAAAAAGCAAAAAATTGAGATCTCAAAAATTGTCTTAGACGATTTGATGGTGCTTTCTTCAGGAAATCAAATTTGCTCCGATTCAGTTGTCATTTCCGGCGAATGCGAAGTCAACGAATCACTGATCACCGGCGAATCAGACCCAATCATAAAACGACCGGGCGATCATCTGCTCTCTGGAAGCTTCTTAGTATCAGGTTCCTGCCAGGCACAAGTAGAACATATTGGAAAAGATAATTATGCTGCAAAAATTACAAGCAGCGCGAAATACATCAAAAAGCCGAATTCCGAAATCATGCAGTCAATCAATCTGCTGATTAAAATCATTGGATTTATTTTATTCCCAGTGGGATTTGCCCTTTTTTACAAACAGGTTTTTATCTCCAATATTGATTTTCGCGAAAGTATGATCAGTACCGTTGCTGCTTTGATTGGGATGATCCCAGAGGGACTTGTCCTTCTGACCAGCGTTGTGCTCGCCGTCGGAATTATCCGCCTCTCTCACAAGCACGCACTCGTGCAAGAACTCTATTCAATTGAAACTCTTGCAAGGGTTGATACGCTTTGTCTTGATAAAACCGGTACCATTACGGAAGGCACCATGCAGGTGGATAAATTTGCACCTTTTAACGATGAGGAAACAGCGTTATTAAAAGATGCCGCTTCAGCCGTTATTCATACACTGAATGATGCAAACCCAACATCTGCCGCAATTTCAGAATTTTGTTCCCAGCCGCCCTCATGGAATTCCATCGTAAGTGTTCCATTTTCCTCTGCACGCAAATGGAGCGGTGTCTCTTTTGATGGGCACGGTACTTATGTATTGGGTGCAGGCGAATTTGTATTGGGAAGTCGCTTTTCGGAAATCCGTCCTCAGGTTGAGAAGGCCTCCCAAAAAGGTCAGCGGGTGTTGGTTCTTGCTTATAGTGAAAAGCCAATCTGTAACCAAACTCTCCCGGAAGATATTGCACCAAAAGCACTTTTCATGATCAGTGACCGAATCCGAAAAAGTGCTAATAATACTTTACAATACTTTGCTGATCAGGGAGTTGATTTAAAAGTAATCTCCGGAGACAATGCGATCACTGTTTCTAAAATTGCGCAGAAGGCCGGCCTTAAAAATGCCGATCAATGGGTTGATGCCACCACTTTAAAAAGTGAAAACGATGTTAGAGAAGCTGCAACAAAATACACAGTCTTTGGAAGGGTGACTCCTCAGCAAAAACTTCAGCTTGTTCAGTCACTAAAAAGAAATGGTCACACTGTTGCAATGACAGGAGACGGCGTCAATGATGTATTGGCACTAAAAGAAAGCGACTGCAGCATTGCAATGGCTTCTGGAAGTGATGCTGCAAGAACAGTCAGTCAGATCGTTCTAATGGATTCTGATTTTGCTTCGATGCCTTCGATCGTTGCAGAGGGCAGGCGCTCCATCAATAATCTTCAGCGCTCTTCCTCCCTGTTTTTAGTAAAATCTTTTTTTAGCACCATTATTGCAATCTGCTTTATCTTTCTCCAAACTACTTATCCGTTTGAGCCAATCCAGTTTACACTGATTAACGCACTGACAATCGGGATTCCTTCGTTCTTCCTTGCATTGGAACCCAATAAAGAACGAATTCACGGAAAATTCATTCTCAATATTATTAAAAAATCCATTCCAGGTGCAATCACAATGGCTGCAAATATTTTGCTTCTGGTTCCGTGTGCTTCCTTCCTGGGACTCAATGCGGGTCAGCTTTCCACTCTATCTGTGATGCTAACCTGCTATACCGGATTAATGAACCTCTTTAAAGTTTGTTTCCCCTTTAATGCGATTCATACCATTCTGTTTTCTTTGATGTGCGTAGGCTTCTTGATTGCACAAATTTATTTTCAGCCTCTTTTCTCTCTGGTTCCTCTTACAATTCCAATGGTGCTGCTTTTAATTCCGCTGCTGTTCTGTGCAACAGCTATGATGGTTTTCCTATCGCATTTGATCGACCGAATCATTATGCGCCCACACAAAAAAGCGCACAGACAAAAAGCTCTTCATTAA
- the typA gene encoding translational GTPase TypA, giving the protein MDQRTDLRNVAIIAHVDHGKTTLVDQLLRQSGVFRSNEKVEERVMDSNDLERERGITILSKNTAVRYKDTKINIVDTPGHADFGGEVERILMMVDGVLLLVDAFEGCMPQTRFVLKKALGLGKKPIVVVNKIDRPGARPMEVVDEVLDLFIELGANEDQLDFPVIYASGRDGYATDDLNVPGKDMRPLFEAILKNIPAPAGDLHGPTQVLFSNIDYDDYVGRIGVGRVERGEVHDGESVVLCHRDGTTQNVRVTKLYQFEGLKRVEVEEAHLGDLVAVSGITDLNIGETICSPDCIEPLPFVKIDEPTVSMMFMVNNSPFAGREGKYVTSRNLRDRLMKEIETNVALRVEETDSPDTFKVSGRGELHLSILIEEMRRQGYEFQVSSPTVIYKTIDGKKCEPIELLMIEVPDNYVGAVMEKLGSRKAEIVNMGTRDTGMSHLEFKIPARGLMGYRQEFLTDTNGNGIMNNVFDSYEPYKGEIQTRNQGSLIAHEAGTTTGYGLWYAQDRGRLFIGTSVEVYEGMIVGVSPKSDDIVVNVCKKKHVTNTRASGSDESLKLTPASIMSLEQCLEFIKDDELVEVTPKSIRMRKMILSKELRMKKASHMKS; this is encoded by the coding sequence ATGGATCAAAGAACAGATTTAAGAAACGTCGCCATTATTGCCCACGTTGACCATGGTAAAACTACGCTGGTTGACCAGCTCCTTCGCCAAAGCGGTGTTTTCCGAAGCAACGAAAAAGTGGAAGAGCGAGTGATGGACAGTAACGATCTGGAACGCGAACGTGGAATAACGATCCTTTCCAAGAATACCGCTGTCAGATACAAAGATACGAAAATCAATATTGTTGACACGCCCGGCCATGCCGATTTTGGCGGAGAAGTGGAACGAATTCTGATGATGGTCGATGGAGTTCTGCTTTTGGTAGATGCTTTTGAAGGCTGTATGCCGCAGACGCGTTTTGTCCTAAAAAAGGCACTTGGACTTGGAAAAAAGCCGATTGTTGTTGTGAATAAGATTGATCGGCCTGGTGCTCGTCCGATGGAAGTCGTTGATGAAGTCCTCGACTTGTTTATCGAATTAGGGGCCAATGAGGATCAACTTGATTTCCCTGTAATCTATGCTTCCGGTCGTGACGGTTATGCAACAGACGATCTAAATGTTCCAGGGAAGGATATGCGTCCCCTTTTTGAGGCAATTCTCAAAAACATTCCTGCGCCCGCCGGAGACCTGCACGGCCCAACTCAGGTACTGTTCAGCAATATCGATTATGATGATTATGTTGGACGGATTGGAGTCGGCCGTGTGGAACGCGGTGAAGTTCATGATGGGGAGAGCGTCGTTCTCTGCCATCGTGATGGTACAACGCAGAATGTGCGCGTAACAAAGCTTTATCAGTTTGAGGGTTTAAAGCGTGTTGAGGTAGAAGAGGCACATCTGGGAGATTTGGTGGCTGTTTCCGGCATTACCGATCTTAATATCGGTGAAACGATTTGTTCACCAGATTGTATTGAACCGCTCCCATTTGTTAAAATTGACGAGCCGACTGTTTCCATGATGTTTATGGTAAATAACAGTCCCTTTGCCGGACGTGAGGGAAAATATGTGACTTCACGTAATCTGAGAGATCGTCTGATGAAAGAAATCGAGACAAATGTTGCGCTGCGTGTAGAGGAAACGGATTCTCCGGATACCTTTAAGGTTTCTGGTCGAGGAGAACTGCATCTTTCAATTCTGATTGAGGAAATGCGGCGTCAGGGATATGAATTCCAAGTTTCCAGCCCTACTGTTATCTATAAGACGATTGACGGCAAAAAATGTGAACCAATTGAATTGCTGATGATCGAAGTACCGGATAATTATGTTGGCGCAGTCATGGAAAAACTGGGCAGCCGTAAGGCCGAAATTGTCAACATGGGTACCCGTGACACAGGAATGAGTCATCTGGAATTTAAGATTCCGGCGCGTGGTCTTATGGGATACCGTCAGGAATTTTTGACCGATACAAACGGCAACGGAATTATGAATAATGTTTTTGATTCCTATGAGCCATATAAGGGTGAAATTCAGACACGTAATCAGGGCAGCTTAATTGCACATGAAGCCGGAACGACAACAGGTTATGGACTTTGGTATGCGCAGGACCGCGGCCGTTTGTTTATCGGGACAAGCGTAGAAGTCTATGAAGGAATGATTGTCGGAGTTAGCCCTAAGAGCGACGATATTGTTGTGAATGTCTGCAAGAAAAAACATGTCACCAATACCCGTGCATCAGGCTCTGATGAATCGTTAAAATTAACGCCTGCCAGCATTATGAGTTTGGAGCAGTGCTTGGAATTTATTAAAGATGATGAATTGGTGGAAGTGACACCAAAAAGTATCCGTATGCGTAAAATGATTCTAAGCAAAGAGCTTCGCATGAAAAAGGCAAGTCATATGAAATCCTGA
- a CDS encoding 3'-5' exonuclease gives MKQIVILDLEWNGTYSRRTKSFFNEIIEFGAVKLGPDLNPIDTFSEFIHPQVGKKISGKISMLTNLKDEDLEEGLLFTQVMSRFKRWAGKCILMTWGTSDVLALIENCRYFTGNPKIPFLTEYVDLQAFCEAQMHDKSGRQMGLSSAAEALEIEEDDLDHHRALDDSFLSLRCFQKLYQEDALKEFIKDASCKEFYDRMLFKTVTICSLDNPLINSADMRFCCDICGRRARRKKDWELKSKSFRAPFYCRHCDHQFIGRVQFKLKYEGLVVKKKILPYEEPEAKENEDAPQRSESRS, from the coding sequence ATGAAGCAGATTGTTATTCTGGATTTGGAGTGGAACGGAACTTACAGCCGGAGAACGAAGAGTTTTTTCAACGAAATTATTGAATTTGGAGCAGTTAAATTGGGTCCAGATCTGAACCCGATTGATACTTTTTCTGAATTTATCCATCCGCAGGTTGGAAAAAAGATCAGCGGAAAGATCAGTATGCTGACCAATCTAAAGGATGAGGATTTAGAAGAAGGCCTTCTGTTTACGCAGGTGATGAGCCGCTTTAAGAGATGGGCCGGAAAATGTATCCTGATGACGTGGGGGACTTCGGATGTTTTGGCATTGATCGAAAATTGCCGCTATTTTACCGGAAATCCTAAAATCCCTTTTTTGACAGAATATGTGGATCTGCAGGCTTTTTGTGAGGCTCAGATGCACGATAAGAGTGGTCGGCAAATGGGCCTTTCGTCTGCAGCAGAAGCTTTGGAAATTGAAGAAGATGACCTTGATCATCATCGGGCACTTGACGATAGCTTTTTGTCACTGCGCTGTTTTCAAAAATTATATCAGGAAGATGCCTTAAAAGAATTTATTAAGGATGCTTCCTGTAAAGAATTTTATGATCGAATGCTTTTTAAAACAGTGACGATTTGCAGCTTGGATAATCCGCTGATCAATTCTGCAGATATGCGGTTTTGCTGCGACATCTGTGGGCGTCGTGCTCGAAGAAAAAAAGATTGGGAGCTTAAAAGCAAAAGCTTTCGGGCACCTTTTTACTGCCGTCATTGTGATCATCAATTTATCGGCCGTGTGCAATTTAAATTAAAATACGAAGGATTGGTTGTCAAAAAGAAGATCCTTCCCTATGAGGAGCCAGAAGCGAAAGAAAACGAAGATGCTCCCCAAAGATCAGAGAGCCGTTCTTAA
- a CDS encoding radical SAM protein, with the protein MNACRLCPRECGALRLEKSGNGYCRMGTMPSVARAALHYWEEPCISGTKGSGTVFFTGCSLQCVFCQNEQISLRREVGKYLTPKQLSEVFFHLVDQGAHNINLVSACHFAPAVAEALSYRKLPVPVVYNSSGYESIETLHMLEGLIDIYLPDYKYDDPALSKELSNAENYVTSARQAILEMARQTGPCVIDHEGLMQRGTIVRHLILPGHTKNSIAALDWMKENLPKGVLVSLMAQYLPCGRAKEMPPIDRRITEREYQKVQSHLFQLGLEGFVQDRASARKKFIPSFCLEGLESFE; encoded by the coding sequence ATGAATGCTTGCAGACTTTGTCCGAGAGAATGCGGCGCACTTCGTTTAGAAAAATCCGGGAATGGGTATTGCAGAATGGGGACGATGCCAAGCGTTGCAAGGGCGGCACTCCATTATTGGGAAGAACCATGTATCAGCGGAACAAAAGGAAGTGGTACCGTCTTTTTTACCGGATGTTCGCTCCAATGCGTTTTTTGCCAAAATGAGCAGATCAGTCTTCGCAGGGAAGTGGGAAAATATCTGACGCCAAAACAGCTTTCAGAAGTTTTCTTTCACTTAGTCGATCAGGGTGCACATAATATCAATCTGGTGTCGGCCTGTCATTTTGCACCGGCCGTCGCAGAAGCTCTTTCTTATCGGAAACTTCCGGTTCCGGTTGTTTATAATTCCAGTGGATATGAATCGATCGAGACACTGCATATGCTGGAAGGATTGATTGATATTTATCTTCCAGATTACAAATACGATGATCCGGCACTTTCGAAAGAACTTTCCAATGCAGAAAATTATGTAACATCTGCCCGTCAGGCAATTTTGGAAATGGCTCGTCAAACGGGTCCGTGTGTGATCGACCATGAGGGGCTGATGCAGCGAGGAACGATTGTCCGACACCTGATTCTTCCCGGTCACACGAAAAATTCGATTGCAGCGCTTGATTGGATGAAAGAGAATTTGCCGAAAGGGGTTCTTGTTAGTTTAATGGCGCAGTATTTGCCATGCGGAAGGGCAAAAGAGATGCCTCCGATTGACCGCAGAATTACAGAGCGTGAATATCAGAAAGTACAGTCCCATTTATTCCAACTTGGATTAGAAGGATTTGTGCAGGATCGGGCTTCTGCACGGAAAAAATTTATTCCCTCTTTTTGCTTAGAAGGGCTGGAATCGTTCGAATGA